One Gossypium raimondii isolate GPD5lz chromosome 3, ASM2569854v1, whole genome shotgun sequence genomic window carries:
- the LOC128039970 gene encoding uncharacterized protein At2g29880-like — translation MSSVPPTGASSQASRGSKRKWVPEEDAALVSCMVDLHNVGTFNADTGFKAGYLNELEKMLEKALPRAMLKARPNIESRIRCLKREWSVVYDMLNGQNNSGFGWDEHRQLVVAEDAVWESYVKSHKEASQFRHRSFPYYNQFTAIYARDRATGKDAQTAADVLEEIHAEDERTTDMNEERNTFYDCEDDVSLDDMDVSGTDPRGDRDQGGSSSSNKRKKKSDARDDVYSSFEEAATLLGEKIQAVGDKISRSIASEVVVQHKSEENMEEKASNLYSALWSIEGLTDDQRYDALSKIPDHPNQMIVFFSLPYIVRLEWLGNPGFETTGLTSW, via the exons aTGTCAAGTGTTCCACCAACgggtgcttcttctcaagcttctcgaggaagcaaaagaaaatgggttccagaagaggatgcagccttggtttcttgcatggtggatttgcacaatgtaggaacatttaatgctgataccgggttcaaagccggttatttgaacgagctagagaaaatgctagaaaaggctttaccaagagcaatgttgaaggcgagaccaaatattgaatctcggattaggtgcctaaaaagggaatggtcagtcgtctacgacatgcttaatggtCAAAACAacagcggttttggttgggacgagcataggcagctcgttgttgctgaagatgctgTTTGGGAATCCTATGttaag agtcacaaagaagcctctcagttcagacatcgttctttcccttactacaaccagtttactgccatatacgcaagagatcgggcgactgggaaagacgctcaaacagctgctgatgttcttgaagaaatacatgctgaggatgaacgtactacagatatgaatgaagagagaaacacattctatgactgcgaagatgacgtctctttagacgacatggatgtttctggtacggatccgcgaggagatagagaccaagggggttcctcatcttcaaacaagagaaagaagaaatctgatgctcgtgatgatgtgtattcttcatttgaggagGCTGCCACCTTGTTGGGGGAAAAAATCCAGGCCGTTGGCGATAAAATCAGTAGAagtattgcctccgaggtggtagttcagcaCAAGTCAGAAGAGAAtatggaagagaaagcttcaaatttatattcagccttatggtcaattgaaggtttaaccgacgatcagcggtatgatgctttgagtaaaattcccgatcatccaaatcaaatgatcgttttctttagtttaccttacATTGtccgattggaatgg CTTGGGAATCCTGGGTTTGAAACAACTGGTCTAACTTCTTGGTAA